The nucleotide sequence AGGCTAAGCCCGAGCAACCGGTCGTGCGAACACCCAAGCGTAAGCCGCAACCTTTTCCGCGCTTATCTAAATTGCGCTGAACATGTTTTGCTGCTTTGTCGGTTAAGGTAATTGCCATGATGAAGCCTCTTTATCTTTACAGGGCCGGATGCTTTTCTTTGTAATCAGCCACTGCTGCCTTGATAGCATCTTCAGCCAAGATAGAGCAGTGAATTTTTACTGGTGGCAAAGCCAACTCTTCAGCAATCAAGGAGTTCTTAATCTCCAAAGCTTGATCCAAAGTTTTCCCTTTTACCCACTCAGTAACTAATGAGGAGGATGCGATCGCAGAACCACAACCATAGGTCTTGAACTTGGCATCTTCAATCACGCCCTGATCGTTTACACGAATCTGTAGCTTCATCACGTCACCACACGCAGGTGCGCCGACCATGCCGGTACCTACTTGGTCATCGCCTTTTTCAAAAGAACCCACATTGCGGGGATTTTCATAATGATCAATTACTTTGTCGCTATATGCCATGGTGTTTTCTCGCTATCTCTTTTATCTTTAATCTTGCTTCAATACATTCAATGCTTATTCAATAATTCTTAGTGAGCTGCCCACTGGATGGTGCTGAGGTCAATACCATCCTTAAACATTTCCCATAAAGGTGAAAGTTCACGCAACTTCGCAATCTTCTCTTTAACCAATTTGATCGTGAAATCCACTTCTTCTTCAGTAGTAAAGCGTCCCAAAGTAAAACGAATTGAGCTATGCGCCAATTCATCATTGCGGCCAAGAGCACGCAAAACATAAGAAGGCTCTAAGGATGCCGAAGTACATGCAGAACCAGAAGAGATAGCTAGGTCTTTCAAGGCCATCAACATCGATTCACCCTCAACATAGTT is from Polynucleobacter sp. MG-Unter2-18 and encodes:
- the iscU gene encoding Fe-S cluster assembly scaffold IscU, whose product is MAYSDKVIDHYENPRNVGSFEKGDDQVGTGMVGAPACGDVMKLQIRVNDQGVIEDAKFKTYGCGSAIASSSLVTEWVKGKTLDQALEIKNSLIAEELALPPVKIHCSILAEDAIKAAVADYKEKHPAL